From the genome of Cellvibrio japonicus Ueda107, one region includes:
- the cysT gene encoding sulfate ABC transporter permease subunit CysT produces MLKSPSRLLSRPKRVLPGLTLSLGLSVFYLSLIVLLPAITLILKAAEISWNELVFYFTDPRLLASFKVTFLTAAVATFFNGVLGLLLAWILVRYEFPGRRLIDSLIDLPFALPTAVAGLTLSALFATNGWIGQWLAPVDIKVSYTFYGIVVAMFFTSLPFVVRSLQPVLEDLSPEFEEAAESLGANRWQIFRRVVWPHIFPAFVQGVGLSYVRCLGEFGAIIFIAGNMPYSTEVISLMVFTYIGEYNYVAAAAVALFILTVSLVLLLLLQIAQRFYLSPKLR; encoded by the coding sequence TTGTTGAAATCACCGTCGCGTTTGCTCTCCAGACCTAAGCGCGTTTTACCCGGATTAACACTCAGCCTAGGGCTGAGTGTTTTTTATTTGAGCCTCATCGTACTCCTGCCGGCTATTACCCTGATACTCAAAGCGGCGGAAATTAGCTGGAATGAGCTGGTATTTTATTTTACCGATCCGCGCCTGTTGGCCAGTTTTAAGGTCACCTTCCTGACAGCGGCAGTGGCCACGTTTTTTAATGGGGTATTAGGTCTGCTGTTGGCCTGGATCCTGGTGCGCTATGAATTTCCCGGCAGGCGGCTAATCGATAGTTTAATCGACTTGCCATTTGCCTTGCCCACAGCGGTGGCGGGCCTTACCTTATCGGCGCTATTTGCGACCAATGGCTGGATAGGGCAGTGGCTTGCGCCTGTGGATATCAAAGTCTCCTACACGTTTTATGGCATAGTGGTTGCGATGTTTTTTACCAGCCTGCCTTTTGTGGTCAGGAGTCTCCAGCCGGTGCTGGAAGATTTGTCACCGGAATTTGAGGAGGCTGCAGAGTCACTGGGTGCTAATCGCTGGCAAATATTCCGGCGTGTTGTGTGGCCGCATATTTTTCCGGCTTTTGTGCAGGGTGTAGGCTTGTCCTATGTGCGTTGCCTGGGCGAGTTCGGGGCGATTATTTTTATCGCCGGTAATATGCCTTACAGCACAGAAGTGATTTCGTTGATGGTATTTACCTATATTGGCGAATACAACTATGTGGCCGCAGCGGCCGTTGCCTTGTTTATTTTGACGGTATCCCTGGTATTACTGTTATTGCTGCAAATCGCACAGCGGTTTTATCTCTCCCCCAAACTTAGGTAG
- a CDS encoding type IV toxin-antitoxin system AbiEi family antitoxin domain-containing protein: protein MATTNSSKLNLLYTRLTPGMPITSEDLAALGISADLAVHYVRAGWLTRLARGVFCRPNDPLALYSSLLLLQRRLSGLHVGGKSALDWYGLRQYVSQQPMLHLYGWTAGRLPEWFTERFPAEYRRKRLFDEQPDALLHVTPFEKRSGAPQVSTPERALLELLSEVGVRQSLQEARELVESTYSLRVGVLRELLQHCTSVKTVRLCLQLGWEGSLPWVKKLDPATLPTGSDQPWVSRSADGLLVLKS, encoded by the coding sequence ATGGCTACGACTAACTCAAGTAAATTAAATTTGCTCTATACCCGGTTAACGCCGGGGATGCCGATCACATCGGAAGATTTGGCGGCGCTGGGCATCTCTGCAGACCTTGCCGTTCACTACGTTCGGGCTGGTTGGCTTACACGTTTAGCGCGTGGAGTGTTTTGTCGTCCCAATGACCCTCTGGCGCTGTATTCCAGTTTACTGCTGCTACAACGCAGGCTCTCCGGGTTACATGTCGGTGGTAAATCAGCACTTGATTGGTATGGCCTGCGCCAATACGTATCGCAGCAGCCTATGCTGCACTTGTACGGCTGGACGGCTGGTCGATTGCCGGAGTGGTTCACTGAACGCTTTCCGGCTGAGTACCGTCGCAAGCGCTTGTTCGACGAACAGCCGGATGCCTTACTGCATGTGACTCCCTTTGAAAAGCGTAGTGGGGCGCCACAGGTTTCGACACCGGAGCGTGCGCTGCTGGAACTGTTAAGCGAAGTCGGTGTGCGCCAGTCGTTGCAGGAAGCCCGCGAACTGGTTGAAAGCACCTACAGCTTGCGTGTCGGTGTGTTGCGCGAGCTGTTGCAGCACTGCACAAGCGTCAAGACGGTACGACTGTGCCTTCAACTTGGCTGGGAAGGTTCGCTACCTTGGGTAAAAAAGCTTGATCCGGCTACTCTTCCGACAGGCAGCGACCAGCCTTGGGTATCCCGCTCAGCCGATGGTCTGCTGGTGCTTAAATCATGA
- a CDS encoding peroxiredoxin, translated as MSLRLGDEAPDFVQESTQGTISFHQWLGDGWGVLFSHPADFTPVCTTELGLTAKLKDEFSKRNVKAIALSVDPVDSHNQWINDINETQLTQVNFPILADADRKVSSLYDMIHPNANATLTVRSLFIIDPAKKIRLIITYPASTGRNFDEILRVIDSLQLTEHHKVATPGNWKPGEDVVIVPALQDADEIARRFPKGYKAVKPYLRLTPDPRI; from the coding sequence ATGAGCTTGCGTTTAGGTGATGAAGCACCGGATTTTGTCCAGGAATCTACCCAGGGAACCATCAGTTTTCACCAATGGCTGGGTGATGGCTGGGGCGTACTCTTTTCCCACCCGGCAGATTTCACGCCCGTATGCACTACGGAGCTGGGCCTGACAGCCAAACTCAAGGACGAATTCAGCAAGCGCAATGTGAAGGCGATTGCCCTGAGTGTGGATCCGGTGGATTCCCACAACCAATGGATTAATGACATCAATGAAACCCAACTGACCCAGGTAAATTTCCCGATCCTGGCCGATGCAGATCGCAAGGTATCCAGCCTGTACGACATGATTCACCCCAATGCTAACGCCACGCTGACGGTGCGCTCGCTGTTTATTATCGACCCGGCGAAAAAAATCCGCCTGATCATTACTTACCCTGCCAGCACCGGCAGAAATTTTGATGAAATTTTGCGGGTGATTGATTCGTTGCAACTCACCGAGCATCACAAGGTGGCGACACCCGGTAACTGGAAACCGGGTGAGGATGTGGTGATTGTCCCTGCTTTGCAAGATGCCGATGAAATTGCCCGTCGCTTCCCGAAAGGCTACAAAGCGGTTAAGCCTTACCTGCGCTTAACACCGGATCCACGCATTTGA
- a CDS encoding MFS transporter, with product MSANFTLGRFMLLAIIGGIAIGMGRVVTTFYALDKGATDAQIGYIAVCEAIGRLLVTLPAGFIIARYGARRIYAISSLVPMLLNALMPWVNLWYTIALLRGLIALAVPFRVVSMNSAFLHYLSQVSVSRAGWYRGSQTFGMMILGPFLASVLLGSVDYLWCYALIAALFGVMVFGSGNVLPGEAGATVQPVRESSAESEALGTQLKQLWHIPVVKEGCVIEFINSAINTVFTTFIIVLAVNALSLSKNQAVSLLTLHGMAMVGASFVLGYLLNHFSLQGLQNASYVLSILGLGLLGLVSNFAGLIAGALMLACGSALVSLIKTLQLSKVSMDKGKISGVYNLFTISGSLVGALAGSILGQYQGLPCVFLMWLPILAGLLLWGICLGKRQN from the coding sequence TTGAGCGCTAATTTCACCTTGGGTCGTTTTATGCTGCTCGCCATTATTGGTGGTATTGCCATCGGTATGGGAAGGGTAGTGACTACATTTTATGCGCTGGATAAAGGAGCAACAGATGCGCAGATAGGCTATATCGCGGTATGTGAAGCCATCGGGCGTTTGCTGGTAACCCTGCCTGCGGGATTTATTATTGCGCGCTATGGTGCGCGGCGGATTTACGCCATATCCAGCCTGGTGCCTATGTTGCTAAATGCATTGATGCCATGGGTAAACCTCTGGTACACCATTGCCTTGCTGCGTGGATTGATTGCATTGGCCGTGCCTTTCCGGGTGGTGTCGATGAACAGCGCTTTTTTACATTACCTGTCGCAAGTCAGTGTATCGCGTGCGGGTTGGTACCGCGGGTCGCAGACCTTTGGCATGATGATCCTGGGGCCTTTCTTGGCCAGCGTATTATTGGGCAGTGTGGATTACCTGTGGTGTTACGCACTGATTGCAGCACTCTTCGGTGTCATGGTATTTGGCAGTGGCAATGTACTGCCCGGTGAAGCAGGAGCGACTGTACAGCCGGTTCGCGAATCATCAGCCGAATCAGAAGCCCTCGGTACCCAACTTAAACAGTTGTGGCATATCCCTGTGGTCAAGGAAGGCTGTGTGATTGAATTTATTAACAGCGCCATTAACACGGTGTTTACCACGTTTATTATTGTGCTCGCGGTTAATGCCCTGTCACTGTCAAAAAACCAGGCGGTTAGCTTGCTTACCCTGCATGGTATGGCCATGGTGGGCGCCTCCTTTGTACTGGGTTATCTACTGAATCATTTTTCACTACAGGGGCTGCAGAATGCCAGTTATGTACTCAGCATATTGGGTCTGGGATTGTTGGGATTAGTAAGCAATTTTGCCGGGCTAATAGCCGGTGCACTGATGCTGGCCTGCGGCTCTGCATTGGTTAGCCTGATTAAAACCCTGCAGCTCAGCAAGGTCAGTATGGACAAGGGAAAAATCTCCGGTGTGTATAATTTATTTACCATATCCGGTTCCCTGGTGGGTGCCTTGGCAGGGAGTATCCTTGGACAATACCAGGGCTTGCCGTGTGTATTTTTAATGTGGCTGCCGATATTGGCAGGGTTGTTGTTGTGGGGAATATGTTTAGGTAAGAGGCAGAATTAA
- a CDS encoding sulfurtransferase, with amino-acid sequence MSIYKYISYGLGVVLVSMSAAAQAASEYLVSTEWLEKNLNNKNLRILEVSVDPGQFERGHIPNASNINWHTDLVDPVKRDIASRENFEKLLRNAGVNQDSTVILYGDNNNWFAAWGAWVFDVYGVKNVKLLDGGRKKWESESRPLSVKVASTKPGNIKVADANQALRAFLPDVVSVATQENPATKLVDIRSPDEYNGKIFAPAGVQELSVRAGHIPGAVNVPWGQAVAEDGTFKSPEELRKVYAAVGIDGTKPIITYCRIGERSSHTWFALKKILGYDVKNYDGSWTEYGNAVGVPVANVAGTVWGGK; translated from the coding sequence ATGTCGATTTATAAATACATCAGTTATGGCCTTGGTGTTGTTCTGGTATCGATGAGTGCTGCTGCACAGGCAGCCAGTGAATACCTGGTTAGCACTGAATGGCTGGAAAAAAACCTGAACAACAAAAACCTGCGCATCCTTGAAGTCAGCGTAGACCCGGGACAATTTGAACGCGGCCATATTCCCAATGCGAGCAATATTAATTGGCACACAGACCTGGTTGATCCGGTAAAGCGCGATATTGCCTCACGTGAAAATTTTGAAAAGCTGCTGCGTAATGCCGGCGTCAACCAGGATTCCACTGTGATCCTGTACGGCGACAACAACAATTGGTTTGCAGCCTGGGGCGCCTGGGTATTTGATGTGTACGGAGTCAAGAACGTTAAGTTGCTCGATGGCGGCCGCAAAAAGTGGGAAAGCGAATCTCGTCCACTCTCGGTAAAAGTTGCCAGTACAAAACCGGGCAATATCAAGGTAGCAGACGCTAACCAGGCATTGCGCGCCTTCCTGCCGGATGTGGTCAGTGTTGCAACGCAGGAAAATCCCGCGACCAAACTGGTAGACATTCGTTCACCCGATGAATACAACGGCAAGATTTTCGCACCGGCAGGTGTACAGGAATTGTCGGTACGTGCCGGCCATATTCCCGGCGCGGTGAATGTCCCCTGGGGCCAGGCAGTTGCAGAAGATGGCACCTTCAAGTCCCCTGAAGAACTGCGCAAGGTATATGCGGCTGTGGGTATCGATGGCACCAAACCGATTATTACCTATTGCCGAATTGGTGAGCGCTCCAGCCACACCTGGTTCGCACTCAAGAAAATCCTGGGCTACGATGTGAAAAACTACGATGGCTCCTGGACTGAATATGGCAACGCTGTAGGGGTCCCGGTTGCCAATGTAGCCGGCACAGTGTGGGGCGGTAAATAA
- the cysW gene encoding sulfate ABC transporter permease subunit CysW, whose translation MKYTPRKPIGYARLLVWLGLIVVFIFLILPLLLIFFAAFQGGWTLFSRNLLDKDMLAAIRLTLLVVLITLPVNMVFGIMIAWCVTRFRFWGRRLLIALIDAPYAISPVVAGLCYLLLYGNQGWLGSWLADYGIQFVFAWPGIVLVTVFVTSPYVARELIPLMETQGHEEEEAAVLLGSNGWRLFWQITLPNIKWALLYGSVLTTARAVGEFGSVAVISGSIRGQTNTLPLHVQLLHQDYNSIGAFTAALLLASIALLTLILKFIFEYFQQQKTQDVH comes from the coding sequence GTGAAATATACACCTCGCAAACCCATCGGCTATGCCCGCCTTTTGGTGTGGTTGGGGCTTATTGTTGTCTTTATTTTTTTGATACTGCCATTGCTGCTAATATTTTTCGCCGCATTCCAGGGTGGCTGGACCCTCTTTTCCCGGAACCTGCTTGATAAGGATATGTTGGCAGCGATTCGACTGACCTTGTTGGTGGTATTAATTACTTTGCCGGTGAATATGGTGTTCGGCATCATGATCGCCTGGTGTGTTACCCGTTTCCGTTTTTGGGGGCGGCGCCTGTTAATTGCCCTGATCGATGCTCCCTATGCTATTTCTCCGGTGGTTGCCGGCCTGTGCTATTTATTGTTGTATGGCAACCAGGGGTGGCTTGGCAGTTGGTTGGCTGATTATGGAATTCAATTTGTATTCGCCTGGCCGGGCATTGTGTTAGTCACTGTCTTTGTGACCAGCCCCTATGTGGCGCGTGAGTTGATTCCACTGATGGAGACCCAGGGACATGAGGAAGAGGAGGCTGCGGTCTTACTGGGGTCCAATGGTTGGCGTTTGTTTTGGCAGATAACCCTGCCCAATATTAAATGGGCTTTACTCTATGGCTCTGTACTGACAACCGCCCGCGCGGTAGGTGAGTTTGGTTCGGTGGCAGTGATTTCCGGTTCCATTCGCGGGCAGACTAATACCTTACCGCTACATGTGCAGTTACTGCATCAGGATTACAACAGCATTGGCGCCTTTACAGCGGCCTTGCTCCTGGCTTCCATCGCTTTGTTAACTTTGATCCTGAAATTTATCTTTGAATATTTCCAGCAGCAAAAGACACAGGATGTGCATTAA
- a CDS encoding sulfite exporter TauE/SafE family protein: MKIRDLDLSNSPVNQEHEALGLPPVEQIPLHPVIRAAVWFAVLTLIGLVVLGLTQLFGGSWQQGVDNIKATLDDRMFWSALLVGLLAQIVDGALGMAYGLTSTSFLLATGASPALASASVHMAEVFTTGISGVSHAKFGNVDKKLFVRLLVPGIVGGLLGAVLVTQIDGDTLKPFITVYLLLMGAYVLSKAFRKHIATRKGEPKHVAKLALLGGFVDTSGGGGWGPVVTTTLVGTGHDPRTTIGSVNFAEFFLTLTSAASLFILVEESIWHVVIGLIVGGLFAAPFAAYACKKFSTRTLLILVGLLISGISLFNLYKALLA; this comes from the coding sequence ATGAAAATACGCGACCTGGATTTATCCAACAGCCCCGTCAATCAGGAACATGAAGCACTGGGCCTGCCACCGGTGGAACAAATTCCCCTCCATCCGGTGATTCGCGCGGCGGTATGGTTTGCCGTACTCACCCTGATTGGCCTGGTTGTCCTAGGCCTAACCCAATTGTTTGGCGGCAGCTGGCAACAAGGGGTAGATAACATCAAGGCCACCCTCGACGACCGCATGTTCTGGAGTGCCCTGCTGGTCGGCCTGCTGGCGCAAATCGTCGATGGCGCATTGGGTATGGCCTATGGCCTTACCTCCACCAGCTTCCTGTTGGCCACAGGTGCTTCACCGGCACTGGCAAGCGCTTCGGTGCATATGGCAGAGGTATTTACCACAGGCATTTCGGGGGTATCCCACGCCAAGTTCGGCAATGTCGATAAAAAACTGTTTGTGCGCTTGCTGGTGCCCGGTATCGTCGGCGGCCTGCTGGGCGCCGTGCTGGTCACGCAAATTGATGGCGACACCCTCAAGCCTTTTATTACGGTATACCTGCTGTTGATGGGCGCTTATGTGCTCAGCAAAGCCTTTCGCAAACACATAGCCACCCGCAAGGGCGAGCCCAAACACGTCGCCAAGCTGGCGCTGCTGGGCGGGTTTGTCGACACCTCCGGCGGTGGCGGCTGGGGCCCGGTCGTTACTACAACCCTGGTAGGCACTGGCCATGACCCGCGCACCACCATAGGCTCAGTTAACTTCGCCGAGTTTTTCCTCACCCTCACCAGCGCCGCCTCGCTATTTATCCTGGTGGAAGAAAGTATTTGGCATGTGGTGATCGGCCTGATTGTCGGCGGCCTTTTTGCAGCGCCCTTTGCCGCTTATGCCTGCAAGAAGTTCTCGACGCGCACACTCCTGATCCTGGTAGGCCTGCTGATTAGCGGCATTTCGCTGTTTAACCTTTATAAAGCCCTGCTCGCCTGA
- the cysP gene encoding thiosulfate ABC transporter substrate-binding protein CysP: MSHTKGLKALGLAALLVFSGTASAAQEILNASYDVSRELFAVINPKFQEHWQKQHGTPIVVQQSHAGSSAQAASILQGLKADVVTFNQSTDIDVLHEKGNFVSTDWRKKFPNNSSPFYSTTAFLVRKGNPKGIKDWDDLARSDVKLVFPNPKTSGNARYTYLAAWIYAKDKFKNDDAKGKDFVSKILGNVVVFDTGGRGATTSFVERELGDVLLTFESEVNLIRKQYGEDKYDIVVPKISVLAEFPVAVVEKVANEKGTEKVATAYLNYLYTEDAQRVLADFFYRIHDTKVKAEYASNFPALKLVAVEDVFGSWDKINQEHFGTGGVLDQLLRQAKK, from the coding sequence ATGAGTCACACAAAAGGCTTGAAGGCACTCGGACTTGCTGCCTTGCTGGTATTTTCGGGTACTGCCAGTGCAGCGCAGGAAATCCTCAATGCATCCTATGATGTATCGCGCGAACTGTTTGCGGTTATTAATCCCAAATTCCAGGAGCATTGGCAGAAACAGCACGGAACCCCTATTGTGGTTCAACAATCTCACGCGGGTTCTTCCGCGCAGGCAGCCTCTATCCTGCAAGGGTTAAAGGCCGACGTGGTAACCTTTAACCAGTCAACGGATATTGATGTACTGCATGAAAAGGGCAATTTTGTGAGTACTGACTGGCGGAAAAAATTTCCCAATAACAGCTCACCCTTTTACTCCACCACTGCATTCCTGGTGCGCAAGGGTAACCCTAAGGGTATAAAAGACTGGGATGATTTGGCACGCAGCGATGTCAAGCTGGTATTCCCCAACCCGAAAACTTCCGGTAATGCCCGTTACACTTACCTCGCTGCCTGGATCTATGCCAAGGACAAGTTCAAGAATGATGATGCCAAGGGCAAGGATTTCGTTAGCAAAATCCTGGGTAATGTGGTGGTATTCGATACCGGTGGTCGCGGCGCAACCACATCCTTTGTCGAGCGTGAATTGGGCGATGTATTATTGACCTTTGAATCAGAGGTCAACCTGATCCGCAAACAGTATGGTGAAGACAAATATGATATCGTTGTGCCCAAAATCAGCGTACTGGCGGAATTCCCGGTGGCTGTGGTAGAGAAAGTTGCCAACGAAAAGGGTACTGAAAAAGTGGCAACCGCCTACCTGAACTATCTCTACACGGAAGACGCCCAACGGGTATTGGCCGATTTCTTCTACCGTATCCACGATACCAAGGTTAAGGCAGAATATGCCAGCAACTTCCCGGCGTTGAAGCTGGTTGCCGTGGAAGATGTCTTCGGTAGCTGGGACAAGATCAACCAGGAGCATTTTGGTACTGGCGGTGTGCTCGACCAATTGTTGCGCCAGGCGAAAAAGTAA
- a CDS encoding YeeE/YedE family protein produces MAFLLSPGVLTRGLALLVASLLIGASWYLANLHERELSLALLLGALFGFVLQRSKFCFFCITRDFVAQRNSLGLLGLVAALATGILGYSAVYGAILPTPVEGRLPPDAHIGPVSWVLVFAALVFGSGMSLSGSCISAHLYRLGEGALASAVALIGVILGFILGFATWNDLYLRFIQEAPVVWLPHYWGYGGALLIQLGLLGFIAWLLVKHHRTVDTQHTPVSFFTAWFVNRWPTYLGGMLIGSLATVAYFRIAPLGVTAELGSLARTLGSEANILPSRLEGLDSFSGCATAIKETLLSTNGVFIVGLVFASFAASLFSGQFAFDLPDLRKVLRHFVGGILMGWASMTALGCTVGTLLSGIMAGALSGWIFAVFCIIGLWLTLKLRTRIAWLK; encoded by the coding sequence ATGGCTTTTTTGTTATCTCCCGGGGTATTAACACGCGGCCTTGCCCTGTTGGTTGCCAGCCTGTTGATCGGTGCCAGTTGGTACCTTGCCAATCTCCATGAGCGGGAACTCTCACTCGCGCTGCTATTGGGTGCCCTGTTCGGTTTTGTATTGCAGCGTTCCAAATTTTGCTTTTTTTGCATCACACGTGATTTTGTAGCGCAGCGCAATAGCCTGGGGTTGCTGGGACTGGTTGCCGCCCTGGCAACAGGTATTTTGGGCTACAGTGCCGTTTACGGTGCAATCCTTCCCACACCGGTTGAGGGCCGCTTGCCTCCGGATGCCCATATAGGCCCGGTATCCTGGGTACTGGTATTTGCTGCGCTGGTTTTTGGTTCGGGCATGAGCCTGTCCGGCTCCTGTATCAGTGCGCACTTGTACCGTTTGGGCGAAGGTGCCCTGGCCTCCGCTGTGGCACTTATTGGTGTCATCCTGGGTTTTATCCTTGGCTTTGCAACCTGGAATGATCTTTACCTGCGTTTTATCCAGGAGGCTCCTGTTGTATGGCTACCCCATTATTGGGGATATGGCGGCGCCTTGTTAATCCAATTGGGATTGCTGGGTTTTATTGCCTGGCTCCTGGTGAAGCATCACCGCACAGTTGATACACAACATACGCCAGTGTCTTTTTTTACGGCATGGTTTGTAAATCGATGGCCAACCTACCTCGGTGGAATGTTGATTGGCTCTCTCGCCACAGTGGCCTATTTTCGCATTGCCCCCTTGGGGGTTACCGCCGAATTGGGCAGCCTTGCACGCACCCTTGGCAGCGAGGCCAATATACTGCCCAGCCGTCTCGAAGGCCTGGATAGTTTTTCAGGTTGCGCTACGGCCATCAAGGAAACCCTGCTTTCCACGAATGGTGTTTTTATTGTAGGACTGGTGTTTGCTTCATTCGCGGCCAGCTTATTCAGTGGTCAGTTCGCGTTTGATCTACCCGACCTGCGCAAAGTGTTGCGTCATTTTGTCGGAGGTATCTTGATGGGATGGGCCAGCATGACCGCGCTGGGATGTACGGTGGGCACCCTGCTGTCGGGTATTATGGCAGGCGCCTTATCTGGCTGGATATTCGCCGTATTTTGCATTATCGGCTTGTGGCTAACCCTGAAGCTGCGCACCCGGATCGCCTGGCTGAAATAA